A stretch of Saccharothrix texasensis DNA encodes these proteins:
- the rpe gene encoding ribulose-phosphate 3-epimerase, with the protein MIAPSILSADFARLADEAAAVPSADWLHVDVMDAHFVPNLTIGLPVVKSLRKATDLPLDCHLMIDDPDRWAIGYAEAGAYNVTVHVEAAADPVGLAKNLRAAGAKAGLSLKPGTAIEPYADVLKHYDTLLVMSVEPGFGGQSFMAEVLDKVRVARRLVDTGHLRLVVEIDGGINADTIEQAAEAGVDCFVAGSAVYDAADPGAALERLREQAARAR; encoded by the coding sequence ATGATCGCCCCGAGCATCCTGTCCGCCGATTTCGCCCGACTCGCCGACGAGGCCGCCGCCGTGCCCTCGGCCGACTGGCTGCACGTGGACGTCATGGACGCGCACTTCGTGCCCAACCTGACCATCGGGCTGCCGGTGGTGAAGTCGCTGCGCAAGGCGACCGACCTGCCGCTGGACTGCCACCTCATGATCGACGACCCGGATCGCTGGGCCATCGGGTACGCGGAGGCGGGCGCCTACAACGTGACGGTGCACGTGGAGGCGGCGGCGGACCCCGTCGGGTTGGCGAAGAACCTGCGCGCGGCCGGCGCGAAGGCCGGGTTGTCGTTGAAACCGGGCACGGCGATCGAGCCGTACGCGGACGTGCTGAAGCACTACGACACGTTGCTGGTCATGTCGGTGGAGCCGGGGTTCGGCGGGCAGTCGTTCATGGCCGAGGTGCTGGACAAGGTGCGGGTCGCCCGGCGGTTGGTGGACACCGGGCACCTCCGGTTGGTGGTCGAGATCGACGGCGGCATCAACGCGGACACGATCGAGCAGGCGGCGGAGGCGGGGGTGGACTGCTTCGTGGCCGGTTCCGCGGTGTACGACGCGGCCGACCCCGGCGCGGCGCTGGAGCGGTTGCGCGAGCAGGCGGCGCGCGCGAGGTGA
- the ribD gene encoding bifunctional diaminohydroxyphosphoribosylaminopyrimidine deaminase/5-amino-6-(5-phosphoribosylamino)uracil reductase RibD, translating to MALAVAASERVRGTTSPNPPVGCVVLDEGGAVVGVGATRPPGGAHAEVVALAEAGGAARGGTAVVTLEPCAHHGRTPPCTGALLAAGVARVVFAVADPNPKAAGGAAVLREAGVLVEEGLSGEAVRRGPLRAWLHYARTGRPHVTWKYAASLDGRVAAGDGTSRWISSAESRAEVHEFRAAVDAIVVGAGTVRADDPRLTARRSRPGQDGVRQPLRVVVGTGDLPPGARVLDDEAETMHLRTHDPDVVLGALVARGVVDVLLEGGPTLAGAFVAAGRVDRVLAYLAPKFLGDGPQALRDAGVSTVTDAVGLVVEQVSMCGPDVRVSAVPAR from the coding sequence ATGGCGCTGGCCGTCGCGGCGAGTGAGCGGGTGCGGGGGACGACCAGCCCCAACCCGCCGGTGGGCTGCGTGGTCCTGGACGAGGGCGGCGCGGTGGTCGGCGTCGGCGCGACCCGGCCGCCCGGTGGCGCGCACGCCGAGGTGGTGGCGCTGGCGGAGGCGGGCGGGGCGGCCCGGGGCGGCACGGCCGTGGTGACGTTGGAGCCCTGCGCCCACCACGGGCGGACGCCGCCGTGCACCGGGGCGCTGCTCGCGGCCGGGGTGGCGCGGGTGGTGTTCGCGGTGGCGGACCCGAACCCGAAGGCCGCGGGTGGGGCCGCCGTGCTGCGGGAGGCGGGCGTCCTGGTCGAGGAAGGGCTGTCGGGCGAGGCCGTGCGGCGGGGACCGCTGCGGGCCTGGTTGCACTACGCGCGGACCGGGCGGCCCCACGTGACGTGGAAGTACGCGGCCAGCCTCGACGGACGGGTGGCGGCGGGCGACGGCACGAGCCGGTGGATCAGCTCGGCGGAGTCGCGGGCCGAGGTGCACGAGTTCCGCGCGGCGGTGGACGCGATCGTGGTCGGCGCCGGCACCGTCCGCGCGGATGACCCGCGATTGACCGCGCGGAGGTCGCGTCCGGGGCAGGATGGGGTGAGGCAGCCGCTGCGGGTCGTCGTCGGGACGGGCGACCTGCCGCCGGGGGCCCGCGTGCTGGACGACGAGGCGGAGACGATGCACCTGCGGACGCACGACCCGGACGTCGTGCTCGGCGCGCTGGTCGCGCGGGGCGTGGTCGACGTGCTGCTGGAGGGCGGGCCTACCCTGGCGGGTGCGTTCGTGGCGGCCGGCCGCGTCGACCGGGTGCTCGCCTACCTCGCCCCGAAGTTCCTGGGCGACGGTCCGCAGGCGCTGCGGGACGCGGGGGTGTCGACCGTCACCGACGCTGTGGGTTTGGTCGTGGAGCAGGTCAGTATGTGCGGGCCGGACGTGCGGGTCTCCGCAGTCCCCGCGCGTTGA
- a CDS encoding riboflavin synthase, protein MFTGIVEELGEVVAVTDLPDAARVTIAGPLVTSDAKHGDSIAVNGVCLTVVDVAEGAFTADVMRETLTRSSLAKVAEGDQVNLERAAAVGQRLGGHIVQGHVDGTGVVLAREKAEHWEVVHIGLPPALARYVVEKGSITVDGVSLTVVEVSENQFSVSLIPTTLELTTLGRRAPGDHVNLEVDVLAKYVERLALPHLRAEEAR, encoded by the coding sequence GTGTTCACCGGGATCGTCGAGGAGTTGGGTGAGGTCGTCGCCGTCACCGACCTGCCGGACGCGGCGCGCGTCACCATCGCGGGCCCGTTGGTGACCAGCGACGCGAAGCACGGCGATTCGATAGCGGTCAACGGCGTGTGCCTCACCGTGGTGGACGTCGCCGAGGGCGCGTTCACGGCGGACGTGATGCGCGAGACGCTGACCCGCAGCAGCCTGGCCAAGGTCGCCGAGGGCGACCAGGTCAACCTGGAGCGCGCCGCCGCCGTCGGCCAGCGCCTGGGCGGCCACATCGTGCAGGGCCACGTCGACGGCACCGGGGTGGTGCTGGCCAGGGAGAAGGCCGAGCACTGGGAGGTCGTCCACATCGGACTGCCGCCGGCCCTGGCCCGGTACGTGGTGGAGAAGGGCTCGATCACCGTGGACGGCGTGTCGCTGACCGTGGTGGAGGTGTCGGAGAACCAGTTCTCGGTGAGCCTGATCCCGACCACGCTGGAGCTCACCACCCTCGGCCGGCGTGCGCCGGGCGACCACGTCAACCTGGAGGTGGACGTGCTCGCGAAGTACGTCGAGCGGCTCGCGCTGCCCCACCTGCGCGCCGAGGAGGCCCGGTGA
- a CDS encoding bifunctional 3,4-dihydroxy-2-butanone-4-phosphate synthase/GTP cyclohydrolase II, whose protein sequence is MNDFADIERAIADIAAGRPVVVVDDEDRENEGDLIFAAEKATPELLAFMVRYTSGYVCVSLTEGDCDRLDLPPMYHTNQDQRGTAYTVTVDAREGVSTGISAADRARTIRLLADPDAGPKDFNRPGHVVPLRARDGGVLRRPGHTEAAVDLARMAGLAPVGVLCEIVSQKDEGDMARRDELEVFASDHDMALITIADLIAYRRRVETQVERVAEARIPTAHGTFTAVGYDSKLDGIEHIAMVYGDLGDGEDVLVRVHSECLTGDVFGSLRCDCGPQLDAALEAVAAQGRGVVLYMRGHEGRGIGLMHKLQAYQLQDGGADTVDANLGLGLPADARDYGTGAQILSSLGIRSMRLLTNNPAKRVGLEGYGLTVLDRVPLPISPNPENLRYLRTKRDRMGHELHQLEQYEALSQGGAVVSTTEGAE, encoded by the coding sequence GTGAACGACTTCGCCGACATCGAGCGGGCCATCGCGGACATCGCCGCGGGCAGACCCGTCGTCGTGGTGGACGACGAGGACCGGGAGAACGAGGGCGACCTCATCTTCGCCGCGGAGAAGGCGACGCCGGAGCTGCTGGCCTTCATGGTCCGCTACACGTCCGGGTACGTGTGCGTGTCGCTGACCGAGGGCGACTGCGACCGGCTGGACCTGCCGCCGATGTACCACACGAACCAGGACCAGCGCGGCACCGCGTACACCGTGACCGTGGACGCCCGGGAAGGCGTCTCCACCGGCATCTCGGCGGCGGACCGGGCGCGGACGATCCGGCTGCTGGCCGACCCGGACGCGGGCCCGAAGGACTTCAACCGGCCCGGTCACGTGGTGCCGCTGCGCGCGCGCGACGGTGGCGTGCTGCGCCGCCCCGGGCACACCGAGGCCGCCGTCGACCTGGCCCGGATGGCCGGGCTGGCGCCGGTGGGCGTGCTCTGCGAGATCGTGTCGCAGAAGGACGAGGGCGACATGGCCCGCCGTGACGAGCTGGAGGTGTTCGCCTCCGACCACGACATGGCGCTGATCACCATCGCGGACCTGATCGCCTACCGGCGGCGGGTGGAGACGCAGGTGGAGCGGGTCGCCGAGGCGCGCATCCCGACCGCGCACGGCACGTTCACCGCGGTCGGCTACGACAGCAAGCTCGACGGCATCGAGCACATCGCGATGGTCTACGGCGACCTCGGCGACGGCGAGGACGTGCTGGTCCGGGTGCACTCGGAGTGCCTGACGGGCGACGTGTTCGGCTCGCTGCGCTGCGACTGCGGCCCGCAGCTGGACGCGGCGCTGGAGGCGGTGGCCGCGCAGGGGCGCGGCGTCGTGCTCTACATGCGCGGGCACGAGGGCCGCGGCATCGGCCTGATGCACAAGCTGCAGGCCTACCAGCTGCAGGACGGGGGCGCGGACACGGTGGACGCGAACCTGGGCCTGGGGCTGCCCGCCGACGCGCGCGACTACGGCACCGGCGCGCAGATCCTCAGCTCGCTGGGCATCAGGTCGATGCGGCTGCTGACCAACAACCCGGCCAAGCGGGTCGGGTTGGAGGGCTACGGGCTGACCGTGCTCGACCGGGTGCCGCTGCCGATCTCGCCCAACCCGGAGAACCTGCGGTACCTGCGCACCAAGCGCGACCGGATGGGTCACGAGCTGCACCAGCTCGAGCAGTACGAGGCGCTGTCGCAGGGCGGCGCGGTGGTGTCCACCACGGAGGGAGCGGAATGA